The bacterium sequence CCACGGTATCGCTATCTCGCAGTACCAGGCGTCGTCGCCGACGGAAGTCTTCGCCTCCCAATACCCGTCCCACGCCGAGCCGCCCACCGAACCGTCTTTCGCAATGCTCCCGTCGTACCGCACGCCCCGCCAGTTTACCATGAAGTCGTACGCCGACTGGCGGTCGTTGTTGGCGTCGAGCATGAGGTCGACGCAATCGTCGTCGTTCATAAACATGTCTCGCACCGTAGCGCAGGCCACGAGACGCGTCGGGTCGTCCTCGTAGCATACCCATCCCACGTACAACGCCTCGTCGTCGTACAATATGTATACCTCGGTGTCTTTCAAGACCGGGTCGTTCAGCGCGGGCCGGAATTGCCGGAAGCCGCCGGCCGGTTCGGCCTCGAGCCAAACCTCCTCCAGCACACCGTCGATTACGGGCGGCGTATCCACCCGGCGCGCGCGCATGACCCACTCGTCGCCCTCGGCGCCGTAGGCCGCCGCGACGGCGGACGAAATTAAATAGGCTACAATCTCGACTCGCTTCATACTACCCCTCGGATTAATTTAATATAGATATATACGTATATCCGGCTGCGAGGTTGCCGCCGTCTTAACTCACCGTCATTTCGGGGGGATTTAAACTTTCAAGAAGCGTCGCACCGCCACGCTCGAGCCCAACGCGCCGCCCAGGGCGAACGCGCCCAAGCCCGCGCCGACGTACGTCTCCGGCAAAAAGCGAACCGCCACGTCGTACGTTTGCAGAAACTGGACGCCGCCGTACAACGCGGCCAACGCCAGCAGGCCGCCGAAGACGCCGATTAAAAAACCCTCCACGACGAAAGGCGCCCGCACGAAACCGTCCGTAGCGCCGACCATCTTCATAATAGCTATAGTCTCGCGGCGGGCGTATACCGCCAGGCCGATGGTGCTAATAACGACCAATATCGCCGCCGCGCCGAGCACGACCGCCACCGCGGCCCCCGCTACGCCGACGACCCGCGCCGCCCGCTCCAAATTCGAGAGCCACTCTTGGGCGTACACGGCGTCGTCCACGCCGTCCACCGCTTTTATTTCCTCGACCAACCTCGCGACCTCTTCCGGCGCCCGCTCTTCGCCGGCCAGGTACACGCGGTACGACGCCGGCAGCGGGTTCTCGCCTAACGCGCTCAAGAGGTCGCTGTCCTCGGGGAACAGGCCGACGAATTCTTCCGCGGCCTTCTCGCGCGATATGTAGTCGGCGCGCGCTACCCCCGGCAACCTCCGCAAATGCTTGCCGACCGCCGCGGCCCGTTCCTCGTCGACCTCGTATTTCATATAGACGTCGACGTAAAGCTCTTGCCTTACCTCCTCGTATATCATCCGGAGGTTATAGTACACCGTCCCGAATATCCCGGCGATAAGCGCCGCGAACGTTATCGCCAGTACGGCCGCCGCCGTGAGGGTCCCGCCGCGGCCTATATTCTTGAAAGCCTCCCGCAGGAAAAAGCCGGTGTTTTTCACGCCGGCGGCCCCGGGGGTAATTTCCCATCGAGGATCTTTATTATTCGGGCGTCCATTTTCCTGACGACGTCATAGTCGTGGGTCGCGATG is a genomic window containing:
- a CDS encoding permease-like cell division protein FtsX, with protein sequence MKNTGFFLREAFKNIGRGGTLTAAAVLAITFAALIAGIFGTVYYNLRMIYEEVRQELYVDVYMKYEVDEERAAAVGKHLRRLPGVARADYISREKAAEEFVGLFPEDSDLLSALGENPLPASYRVYLAGEERAPEEVARLVEEIKAVDGVDDAVYAQEWLSNLERAARVVGVAGAAVAVVLGAAAILVVISTIGLAVYARRETIAIMKMVGATDGFVRAPFVVEGFLIGVFGGLLALAALYGGVQFLQTYDVAVRFLPETYVGAGLGAFALGGALGSSVAVRRFLKV